The genomic interval GGCGACGGCCAGCAGACGCCCTACTCCCTGGGCCACTGCGCGTGGTTCGTCTACGGGGCGCTGATGAAGCAGGGCAGCACCCTGTCGCCCATTGCAGGTGGGCCGCAATTAGGTTAAAGTGCAATCGAGCGGTTAAGATAGCCATCGGTGGGCGCTAATGGCCCGCTGATTGCATGCCAGGCGAACCGGGGAGCCCGGCAGTTTGTCGTTTCATTAAGCTCATTGAAAACCATTGCAGACTCGACGCGGTTGCTCTTTGCCACCTGGTGGATTTTCATCACGATACTGACGTCCTTCTACACGGCCAACCTGACCGCTTTCCTGACCCTCTCCAAGTTCACGCTGCCGTACAACACGGTCAACGATATCCTCACGAAGAACAAGCACTTTGTGTCCATGCGGGGCGGTGGAGTGGAGTATGCCATTCGAACGGTGAGCGCGATCCCTTGGGATTCATAATAGTTGATAGACTTAGGAAGACCATGAGAGTATTGATTTTCAGGGGTGCAATTAGCTCAAGATCCCTAAATCGCTGAAACTGGTTGTTTCATTACATAAATTGGTATACCCGAAAGGGTTTTGATAAACTCAACTTACATATGTACTATCATTTGCTTCACAAGGTTTTCAAAGAATATGCGGGCATACATTGttctgaaaaagaaaacagcacttaaatatatatccgTTCCTTGTCCTTTTAGACCAATGAATCTTTGTCCATGCTAAACCGAATGATCCAGAACAATTACGCCGTATTCTCGGAGGAGACCAACGACACCTACAACCTGCAGAACTACGTGGAAAAGAATGGCTACGTTTTTGTGAGGGATCGGCCGGCGATTAACATAATGCTGTATCAGGACTATTTGTACCGCAAAACAGTCAGCTTTAGTGACGAGAAGGTCCACTGTCCGTTTGCCATGGCCAAGGAGCCGTTCCTGAAGAAGATAAGGACCTTCGCCTATCCCATCGGTTCGAATTTGAGCCAATTATTTGACCCAGAGTGGGTGAGATGACACTTTGACAACACGGATAATTCGATTTTACACTTTGCAGGCTGCTCAAACTTGTGGAATCCGGAATCGTGAAGCACCTGTCAAACGGAGATATCCCCAGTGCCGAGATCTGTCCACAGGACCTCGGTGGAACGGAGCGACAGCTGAGGAACGGCGACCTGATGATGACCTACTACATTATGCTGGCCGGTTTCGCCACCGCACTAGCCGTCTTCAGCACGGAGCTGCTGTTCCGGTATATCAATAGCCGCCACGAAGCGAATAAGTGGGCGCGCCACGGGATCGGACGGACGCCCAATGGCCAGTCGGTGGCTCCATCCCGCTGGCTCCGTGGCTGGAGGCGGTTGAACAGTGGACACGGGCAGCTCCTGGGCGCCTCCACCCACGGCCAAAATGTCACTCCCCCGCCGCCGTACCAGAGCATCTTCAACGGCGGAAGTCACGGGGAGCCACTGAATCGATGGCGCCGCCGTCCTCTCGCAAACGGAAATGCCCTTGGCAACGGTGTCCTCCTGGGCGGCGATTCTGAGGGCGGTGTGCGGCGTCTGATCAACGGACGCGACTACATGGTATTCCGCAGTCCAAATGGTCAGAGCCAACTCGTCCCGGTTAGATCGCCTTCGGCGGCCCTCTTTCAATACAGCTACACCGAGTAGATATTAAACAAGGGCAGTGATGGGAAGGTATCCGAATTTATAAGGACGAATTGGAAAACCCTCTATATAACAGGTCAAATAATTTAACTGTGTGTTCACAGTTTTTGATCTTATTGCAGAAATGTATCTGATATTAACTTTAAACTAAAGAAATTAACTcaaaattatgttttgtttCGATGTGAAATTGGATTCTTCCCATCACTCCACCCATCACACATTTATGTGCAAACTAGACCTGTGACCACAGCACTCGAGACGTAGACATCCAGTAAGGAAAGCGATTTTAATAAAGTGCACCTACAAATTACATGCAGTTACTTTCAATTGGGGTCGTTTAAATAGCTGTTTGTAGATACTCGAAGTAAATGGCTTACACGTGCTGTAATAAttaaactttattattattgaaaaataaaatcgttATACAGATGACTCAGGAGGATTGGCTCCACCACATAATAAAAAGAAGAATAATGAATACTTACATTTAActgcatgcaaattaatgcCTGTCTAATTAAACTGTCACAACTACACTTTTAAATTGATATGCCAAAGCATTTTGGCCACCAGCAGTATAACGCCTGATAGTCGAGGATCTTTGTCCTGCTAATTTAGTCAGGAGCCAATTGAATCGTagtagtaataataataaacaaattaatgcGTTCAACTTTGAGAACTAAGCCAAGCTAAGCGGTAAAATCAGAATCGAGCAAAGCAGCAAAACGATAACTTTCATAACACCACTTTCTTCATCATTTCTCTTTATATACTAagcaattgaaaaatgtttaaattgcAGCGCTAGTTCATTATCTCAGGAGAGACAAGTTGAAGATTTGCCTTAGAACTAAATTACTTTGTAAacgtacaaatatttttgctctAAAGTAAttgtgtgtatttattttacaagAACTTAAGCTTGATAAACGTGTTGTTTTGTATAACCAGTGTTAAAAGTCAGGATTTGAAACCCTATAAAGTATTAGCATTTCTTCAGTGTGGTCTAGTCCAGCGTGGACTGTGGGCTGAAGGCATAAGTAGATGATTGGACGTCAAGGCTACTgttggaggagcaggagctcaTGGATGGCGCCCGGGTGGATCGGGCCGAGGAGGCGGAAGACGATccgctggaggaggaggaactgACCCAGGCGTGACCACTGCGCCTACGCCGCTGGCGCACCAGGCCCAAAACCGATCCGGCCACTGGAGTGGATGCGGAACTTGCCGACACTTGGCGCCGGATGGCGGCATTCAGGGAGATATGATCGGGTTCCGGAGCAGGTGCCGTGTTCGGCCGTTGGGCAGTCGTCTCTGAGCCAGACTCCAGATCACTTGAGGTCGCGGATGCGGCCTCCTCCGTCTCCACTGGAGCCGGCTCAGTGTTCAACACCCGTCCATCCAACAGTTGCAGCGTGGGCACACTGCGCGCCAGGAGCGAGCGGTACAGCGGCAAGCGGCACACGGGATTGCCCTGCAACTCCACCTCCTGCAGCTGGGGGCACATTCCAAGGAAGGAGAGCAGGCCCAGCTCACTGATCCTGTTGTTCCTTGCCTTCAGAACGCGGAGATGGACCAGTTCGGCCAGAGGATCCACCCGTTGGATCATGTTCCCATCGGCGATGAGCACCCGGATGGCCGGCAACCCACTGGTGCCGTCGAAGCTATTCAGGCCGCAGTTGCTGATGTCCAGCCGGGTGAGCTGGAGAAGTCCGTAGCCCAGGTCGCGCAGGGAGCTCAGCACACTGCCACTCAGGTCGAGGGTTTGGAGGCGCGGCAGGAAGAGCGACAGGCGGGACAGGCTGACTGTGTAAGAGATCACGCGCAGACGCACCGACTCCACCGCCTCCAGATCCGTGCGTTGCGTCACTCGCCGCTAATCCAACAAGACGGGAATAGCACTTCATTACTTTTAATTCTCATGGGAGACATGCAAATTCGACCCACCAGTAGTTCGTCCAGTGTCGGTTCCGGGCCCTGTTGGGGCAGCACCACGGGCAGCAGATGGACGAAGGCCGGAAGGTGCTGTTCCTCCTCGGCGATGGCCAGATCCCGGTCGAAGGAGTTCCGGCGGGCCAGTTGGCGACGGTTGAACTGCATCCGCTGTTGCTGCGGGGTTGGATTCTGATGATTGAGTCGCAAATCCGGCGGGGGCATCCGGACCTGGGCCAAGGCGGCCGGACCCGGCGGAGCCAGAAGGATGGGCAGCTCCGCCTGGAGCGAGTGATCCGGAGAGGACTCCAGGTAGTCCGTAGGAGCCTCCAGCAGTGGCATTATAAATATTACTCAGTGCAATACCTGTTTCTTCAGTGTCCTGTTGTATCTTGGCTGTCTTTATTGACCCAACAACACAAGCGTATCCACTGGCAACGCTTTTTGGTGGTATTGGATCTCCCCATGACATATCAAGCAATTCCCTTTACTTGTAATCTATCTAGTTTGTATGGTTAACTTATGGTTAACAAGTTTATGGCCCTAAAAAGTGGGCAACAGCCTTGCAACATTTTAGCTTGCAAATAGTTCAGTGCAATGATTGAGAGAAGTAATAATTCCAGACCCCATTTCTCATAAAGCTTTCAATAATGAGTCTTAATATTCAGTTCTTAAAGTACGTGTACTGTGTGAATAAACTTTCAATTGGCACCGGTATTACACTATAAATCTAGCCAAAGGATTTCGTTTTATATCGATCTGCCTTTTTGCAGCATTTCGTGGCGCGCCTTCATTCCACCACAACAGCGTTGGCTTCTTGGCAGTACGCCCACTGACGTCAGTGTGACGTCATGGCCGTGACGTTCGCACTCAAACTGTCTACGACCGACTTCCTTTCCCTCTTTcttactctctctctctctcccagGATTTCTGTCTGGCTTGGGAGAGCGGTGAGAGTTTTCGGTTAACTCTGTCCAGAGGCTAATGCACAGGATAACATGTGATAACCAATTCTAAACATTTACTTGCAAAGTAGTCAACAAACTAAATTACACAAGGTATTCATTAGCGACAAAAATATCGATTCTCAATTAATTGAGTTTCTACAATCgttcttttatttatgttgcatattttgtaatatagatatatgtatgtacatatatcgcAGACTTTGGCCATTTCAAGGGCCATTTGCTAACGCCAACGCCAGAAGGCATCTTTGTCTGTCCcgctctctctccctctccctctccctctcactctctccctctctctatCCCGCGCTCCTTAGCTTTACTATAATCCAATTTTCCTGACGCCTGTCAAGCTTTTACCGGCTTTTGTGAATTTTCCACTGGGCGGAGGGAGGAGGGTTGGCTCCTAGGGGAGgcactgttgttgttttggttttggatgGAGCTTTTTCCATTGACGTCATCAGAGGCGAAAGCTGCGCAGTGAGCTGACATCCTACCACGCATTTATCGATTGCACAGGGCagaaagtgcgaaggagaaagGTAGATCGAGAGGGAGAGAGTGATGGAGATAGCGGAGGACAGAGAAGAGAAGCGTGGGCGAATTCGGTTTTTGCAAAACATGACGTAGCAGAATGAGAGAAAGGGAGGGAAAAATAGATTACAAAGTAGTcgcaaaaatgtataaaattaaatttactagTTTATTACCACACATAGTATTAAAATTCCACCCAATCAACAGCGAAGTTTCTCCCAGTGAAGCACAGCTGCATTTTAAGTGTGAGTTCAGGTGTTGCCAATAAAATCCCATCTCCTGCTCGTACATTTTTATAGATgcctaaaaatagaatttgtCAATAAAGCCAACAAACACAGGCACAagcatacacacatacacgcacacacacacacacttttacAAAAACACCTGCAATGTGTGGGTGCACAGACACGCACTGTTGACGTCATTGTCCTTAAAGCTCTAGCGCTTTCTCTCGAACGGTTACTACGCTACAACTACA from Drosophila yakuba strain Tai18E2 chromosome 3L, Prin_Dyak_Tai18E2_2.1, whole genome shotgun sequence carries:
- the LOC6534847 gene encoding glutamate receptor ionotropic, delta-1 yields the protein MATGIELLVAAALCVACPPQNESLPPNLYQLRENGVLSLTTEPPIDVEPTDAGPGAGPSEETLQDITNKNDKLRAMHEWIGGKHLRIATLEDFPLSYTQVLENNTRIGLGVSFQIIDFLKKKFNFTYEVVVPQANIIGSPNDYERSLIEMVNKSEVDLAAAFIPSLSGQRSVVYYSTTTLDEGEWIMVMQRPRESASGSGLLAPFEFWVWILILVSLLAVGPIIYGLIILRNRLTGDGQQTPYSLGHCAWFVYGALMKQGSTLSPIADSTRLLFATWWIFITILTSFYTANLTAFLTLSKFTLPYNTVNDILTKNKHFVSMRGGGVEYAIRTTNESLSMLNRMIQNNYAVFSEETNDTYNLQNYVEKNGYVFVRDRPAINIMLYQDYLYRKTVSFSDEKVHCPFAMAKEPFLKKIRTFAYPIGSNLSQLFDPELLKLVESGIVKHLSNGDIPSAEICPQDLGGTERQLRNGDLMMTYYIMLAGFATALAVFSTELLFRYINSRHEANKWARHGIGRTPNGQSVAPSRWLRGWRRLNSGHGQLLGASTHGQNVTPPPPYQSIFNGGSHGEPLNRWRRRPLANGNALGNGVLLGGDSEGGVRRLINGRDYMVFRSPNGQSQLVPVRSPSAALFQYSYTE
- the LOC26534720 gene encoding dynein axonemal assembly factor 1 homolog, whose amino-acid sequence is MPLLEAPTDYLESSPDHSLQAELPILLAPPGPAALAQVRMPPPDLRLNHQNPTPQQQRMQFNRRQLARRNSFDRDLAIAEEEQHLPAFVHLLPVVLPQQGPEPTLDELLRRVTQRTDLEAVESVRLRVISYTVSLSRLSLFLPRLQTLDLSGSVLSSLRDLGYGLLQLTRLDISNCGLNSFDGTSGLPAIRVLIADGNMIQRVDPLAELVHLRVLKARNNRISELGLLSFLGMCPQLQEVELQGNPVCRLPLYRSLLARSVPTLQLLDGRVLNTEPAPVETEEAASATSSDLESGSETTAQRPNTAPAPEPDHISLNAAIRRQVSASSASTPVAGSVLGLVRQRRRRSGHAWVSSSSSSGSSSASSARSTRAPSMSSCSSNSSLDVQSSTYAFSPQSTLD